The following coding sequences lie in one Silene latifolia isolate original U9 population chromosome 5, ASM4854445v1, whole genome shotgun sequence genomic window:
- the LOC141655369 gene encoding protein FAR-RED IMPAIRED RESPONSE 1-like — protein sequence MAFTPFTGVDHHKRSVTFCGALVAHEDADSFKWVFTHFLAAMGGKEPNYIITDQDPDILKAVPLVFKTARHRYCMWHIMNKVSSKYGVTREDYSVFVKKLNVIIWDEDIEVAEFDAKLEEISREHMVNNIDWFKEMYAKRKQWVMAHFRDLDMGGVMRTTQRSESENSFFKRFESKSGTLVEFSMRFDSAMDQQRHTQKKIDNCNRHTFPIISTHLAIEMHGAQVYSHRVFEKFQEEVKYSIDTCKSRRFSECDSLEVTTVRDASRDRNYEVIYCLDTLKATCSCRMFERKGILCRHVIWIYSSNGVKIIPEQCVVKRWCKDAMLSKMFDYNGEATEDVDIINGKQIAMSVMWSEIHQTVGMLMGKLKDDVDNFSSLIRQFKEKLSPLGSPLNKQQQLEKILGCSASQEITILPPKQSKNKGSGKRMLSVKVKAVALARKPKRMSKQNTRYNMMFRIVFRHQTARKPTDYAIKVTLHL from the exons ATGGCCTTCACACCTTTCACTGGGGTTGATCACCATAAACGATCAGTCACTTTCTGTGGAGCGTTGGTTGCTCATGAAGATGCAGACTCGTTTAAATGGGTTTTCACCCATTTTTTGGCTGCGATGGGTGGGAAAGAGCCTAATTATATCATCACCGATCAGGATCCTGATATTCTTAAAGCGGTGCCCTTGGTGTTCAAGACAGCGCGCCACCgatattgtatgtggcatatcatgaacaaaGTGTCAAGTAAGTATGGAGTGACGAGAGAGGATTATTCTGTCTTTgtaaagaaattgaatgtcataataTGGGATGAAGACATTGAAGTGGCAGAGTTCGATGCAAAATTGGAAGAAATTAGCAGAGAACACATGGTTAATAACATTGACTGGTTTAAAGAAATGTACGCTAAAAGGAAGCAGTGGGTTATGGCACATTTTAGGGACCTAGATATGGGGGGTGTTATGAGAACaacccaaagatcagagagcgaaaatagtttttttaagagatttgagagCAAGTCGGGAACATTAGTTGAGTTTTCGATGCGTTTTGACAGCGCGATGGACCAGCAAAGACACACACAGAAAAAGATTGACAACTGTAACAGACACACTTTCCCTATAATATCAACGCATCTAGCTATCGAAATGCACGGGGCGCAAGTGTACAGTCATAGAGTATTCGAAAAATTTCAAGAAGAGGTCAAGTACTCAATCGATACTTGTAAAAGCAGACGTTTTTCTGAGTGTGACTCTTTAGAGGTGACCACTGTAAGAGATGCAAGCAGGGACAGAAATTATGAGGTCATATACTGCCTAG ATACATTGAAAGCCACTTGTAGCTGCAGAATGTTTGAGAGGAAAGGCATTCTTTGCCGGCATGTCATATGGATTTACTCATCGAACGGAGTGAAGATTATTCCAGAACAATGTGTTGTTAAAAGATGGTGTAAAGATGCAATGTTGTCTAAAATGTTCGATTATAATGGTGAAGCAACTGAGGACGTTGATATAATAAATGGAAAACAGATTGCGATGTCAGTAATGTGGTCAGAGATTCATCAGACAGTTGGTATGCTCATGGGCAAATTGAAGGATGATGTCGACAACTTTTCTAGTCTAATTAGACAGTTTAAGGAGAAACTATCACCCTTAGGATCACCATTGAATAAACAACAACAGTTGGAGAAAATTCTTGGCTGTTCTGCTAGTCAGGAGATAACCATTTTGCCGCCTAAGCAATCCAAAAACAAAGGAAGCGGAAAGAGAATGTTGTCGGTGAAGGTAAAAGCAGTTGCCTTGGCAAGGAAGCCAAAAC GGATGTCTAAGCAAAATACGAGGTACAACATGATGTTTCGTATTGTGTTTAGGCATCAAACTGCCAGGAAGCCAACTG attatgcgattaaagttacacttcatCTATAG